TATTCTATGTTATGATGTTATTCTGTTATTTGTTGTCGGTTTTGGCCGCTCTGAATGGGATTATATGATATTTTTTGAGATTTGTAATACTTGTATCAGATCTGAGACGGTGGTGAATATCAGAAAAGCTCACCTTTCACAATAAAAAAGTATTCGTATTTTAGGGGTTTTTGTTACTCTAATGTCTGTTGATATAATTGATAGTTTTGAACATTGAACTACAAATGATATTTATGTGAATGTCAATTGTGTTACTATTAATTTCGGAATTGATGTAGGTTCAATTACTCGATATATCATTGTAATACTTTTTAGATTAAAGAATTTGAATATTCTATGCGTTATAGAATCTGAAAACAAAACAGTTATTTGGTTAGCTTAATTTTTATTGTTGTAGTTGATAGTTCGGGGTTTTGTCCCGGTTGCGAttcaatattttaataaattcTTCATTTTGTTCGTTAAAAAAAAGATAGTAAAATATCAAGCTGTATATGCACCCTTATAGTAggcacatatatatttacatggAAGTGCGCATGAAGAATTCATATAACCATTGTTATTATCAATGTCATATACTAAACATGCcagaaaaacaaaaaataatGTCACCTGTTTAAAAGCACGGATAAAAGCAATGAAAACAATTTTAGCAAAAGTATCACTGCAACGATATATGATAGAACGAGTATGGTGCATTAACTTTGTTGGCATCATGTAAGATCACAACAATCTGACTTGCTGCGTCCAAAATCTTTGAATAGATGGATAAAACGCCTGATTTTTTATTTTCATTCCCATTACATTAGTAACAAACATAATAAACATGAAACAAATTTACAAATCCAATTATTTAATAAGAGGCAGCATAACATTACTTTCAAAACCTTCAAAATCATATGACTAGAAGATCAATAACCCACAAATACATAGACTTCATTACAAATGTTTCTTATGCTACAAGTGACAAGATATTATAAATCAATTTTCGATCCAAGATGTGCATAAATTTtctaaaattacaaaaatatctGTTTTCCCCATCTGCTCGGGGTAAGGATATATTGCATTAGTTAAAACCCTTATATGTTTCGTAAGTaggctgctgctgctgctgctgctgttgttTTTAACTTTTTGCTTGGACTCTTATATTGCTTGACTGATGCTGGAACATGCTATCTATGTATAGTTTGCTCATAGAATTCCTCAATGTCATTCTAAGCttcaaatcattttcttttcacTAAAACTTGACTGCAGCACATGTTTTACATTGGCGGCATCCACTGCTGCTGCTGCTGCAAATTGTTGTTTCCAAACACTTCCTCAAAATATTCATCAATGCATTGGAATAAAATGAAGACCAAGATATTCTGATTAGTCAATGTACCATTATTCTCTTCTTGGCATATATGATTATCATCATTAAGTACATGATTGTTGTCTCAAGTTTCAAGTATATCATGATTATTATTAACTGTTCAAAAATCTAGGATTAGGGGCATAAACTGACGGTTTTTAAATAAATTTCTTGGAGTCCATTTATCTGATACTATCTTAATCCCCATACATTTACTTGGAGGGTAAGCATGCCAAAGAGATAACTAATCAATGAAGTGGCCTTGggggaagaaaaacaaaaagatcATATACTCTCAATGATTTACAACCTTTACCTAAAAAATTAGGGCAGAGCGGGAAGTGGGTCAATCATCATAAGGAAAAACTCACAGCTTTTCCTGCAGTCTAACAAAAAAAGccaaaataaaaaagaaatttGTAAGGTAGAAATAATATATATGCAAAAAGGTGATTTCTTGATTTCAGAGGTGGGCAATGGACACAGAATACCTGAAGGTTGCAAATCACCTTTTTTGCAATCTAAGATGGCAATAAACAGAAACAATATACAACTTCCAGTTCAAAGTGCGTAAATAAAGTTCTTACAATGTATGGGTGTCGAAGTATGCACATGCTACATATGTTGCTTTTATGATCACAGGAAAGATGAAGTCGCATGTGGGGAATATTCTTCCAACTCTCTCCAAGTGCTGGCTTTAGATGACCTCCCTCTGCGCCCACCATGTGATTGGTCACCTAAATACATACGTCTTTGTTAGGCACTCTAGTCACCACAACAGTTTTATTGACACCAGCTAAGCAACTAAAGATTATAAGACAACTGGATAGCTTTTTTCGCTCTTGGAGGATAAATTTAGTACACAATCATAAAAAGAAAAAACTGTATCAAATCAGCAATTTCTTTTCATTCAAGTTCATTGACTTTGCAATTGATACAGGAGGTATGATACTGAGTCAAACAACATATACAGATCAAATGAGAGTAGAGATTACTTCTTTATTTAGATGATCCTAGTAAATTGCAAACAATGGGGTCAAGAAGCACATTATCGCATGCAACTCGATCAAACTTAGAATAAAAAGACTAGAAAATATATGACAAAAGGCATGCTGTGTTTATATGTTTAATGGAGTACATGAGCACATTCGAAGTTGATGGCGATGGACATGCAAACAATTAATGGATACTAAGCAAGATGGCTAAAAGGAGTATACAATCACACACACACCAAAGGCACACTAGAAAAGAGTTAAATATCAAATCGGTCACTATATAAATAACAATATATCATATTTATCATAAAATAATTCTGGGTCTCAAATTGGCCGCTTTTTCAGGAAAAATTGCTGATTTTCCGTGGTAAATTTGGGTCTTGAGGTTTTGTCAGCTTACCCCCGGCTTAAAATCGCCATTTTGAGACTCCACCGCTTAAAATTGGCTAATTTGAGACCCAGAATTTGTCAGTGGTATATTTGAAACTTTGATAATCATATAGTGGTCAACTTGACAATTAACCCCACTAGAAAAGTAATCATGGAAGAATATGGAGTTTTGTCTTATTGAATGCACTAACCAATACAGAGAGGTTATGCTCATATGCCAACTCCTTTAGTAAGAAACCAACAGAAACCATCAAAGCATGTCCTGTATTGTATTCATCAGGAGTAGGCTGCTTAGTCCTAAGCAAATATGAGATTTAAAGATGATGTATGTCAAGAACAACTAAGAAAATAAGAGACCATATGCATTAAATTTTCCCATTTAATTTACTGCCTCTTTTTCATATTAAACACCCTGTTTTCCTTTCTTGGATGTCCCAAAAATATCTCATTCATAATTCAACAAAAAAATCAACACAGTATTATGAAAGCAAAAACATTTCTTCATAAAACTTGGcacaaaaaaataataataattttttgattAGCATACTGAAACAAAAGAGGACTGTTAATTTGGGTGAGAGAAGCATAAGTCATATAATGGGCACAACAAAAGGATATGTTAGTGGAATGTAGCACAACTGCATTTACATGCAATCTGGAATATCGCTCTATAATACATGACTGACATTGACGACAAAGTATAGTTCAGTATAAGTGTTTCATGAAGTCTGTCACATGAGATGGAAACTTCCGACTTACAACATTATAAAAGGTTGCATGcaaaattaattaagaaaaatcaGATAAGAAATTCACATATAAGAAGGACGTTGCTGTAAAATATAAAATGTATTTTCTTCATTACAAGACTGAACAAACTCTAGAAATCGAAGTCTGGCAGAAAAAATAGAGAAGAATGTTTAAATATGAATCTGATCCAGTATTTATCATGCCACTATAAAGATCATGGCAATAGTAACTACTCTGTTAACGTTCTTAATGTTGGTTATAACATTGCAACACATGGAGTGTGTGCTAAAATTTTCACATACTTTTCATAGATTGCGGACTTTTAATCTGTAGATTTTGACAACATTTATTCAAGTTTCACTTCCTGTGCTAAAAAAGAAAGTATACTTACTTTACAAGAAAACAATACTGGTTTATAAAAATTTACCCCTTTTCATAACAAAAAGAAAGAACATATTAATGCTTCATGTACTTAGAAAGTAGTATCATATAAATGTACATACCGTGGGCACCACTGCCCAGAATTGGAGTGACGAGTGAAGATATTGAATCGACAATAAGCATCTGAACTGAGCAGCCTGCCTACATTTTTTGAAATACATTCTAGTTGCACATTTAAAAAAAGCCAAAAATATAATGGTGAAACTTGGAAAAATTGAATAAATTGTAAGATTTTTTGAAAATACCATATTTTTCAAGTTGGATTTTAGCTGATGAAGCAGATTGATTAGAACAAAGATGTCGAACACAGACCGACAAACTATTTTGTTCATCACCTCTTGACGAACTTCTTCAATCTGAAAAAGAAATACTTAATAAAATTTAAAGGGGCAGGAGAAGTGTGTAAATTATTAGGATAAGTATTTGCATTAAATCTTTTAAAAGGATCCAATGGACACAATACTACAAAAAAAATGACGACTCTCTCCATCTTTTTCATATTAATAATCTTGATATAATTGTTCCATGCTTGCCAATTTGTTAGCCAAATGATTTGCAAAGCCTACTACGTCTTACCAAGTTTATAAACACTGTACAGTAATACAGCGATAAGCTGAGTTGTAAGCAGATTAGCATCAATGCCTAACTTAGGTCTACCTCTTGCAACTACCGTAATGAAACAAGCAGACTCAGCATACTTTATAGGAAAGTCCATCAACTATTTTCTTAACTAACTTAGGACAGTCATTTATCTGACCTTCATTATAGCTGAATCTGAGATCTGGCCAAGAAGTTTATCAATGAGTTTAGGTGAGAATGAGTTTCCCGTGTCAAAGAATATGACACTACCCCCACTATGTAATGCAACATTTGCAGCAGTTTTCAAGCAAATCTGACacaataaatataatttttagtGAGACAAGATAATATATAAATGTACcgatattatatataaataaataacaacCATATTATAAAGGACCTCGAAACATAATGCATTAGCTAAACTAACTCTTATAGGTGATAAATTCTTACTTGCGTTTTACCAGATGATGATGGACCCACTACCTCTACTAGGTTTCCCGGGAATAATCCTCCTTGAAGTAGCATATCAATCCtattcatttcataataataatatgtaACAAATAAAAGGTTTTCAATACGTCTAGTGATAAAATTACCAGTGTCAACACAAAATATTCCAAGTTCTGTCTTAAGATACCTTTCATATCCTGTTGATATACTTTGTTTATTTCCTTGAGCCTCTTCCAACAACTCCATTCCGTTCAACCACGGTTGATGCTGACCTTCTATGATTGAGAGAATCACAGTGATTCCCTGCTGACACAAAAGTGGACATCATATCAAATACCGTGCATACTAGATGTCCGAAGAATATAGGTTCTCAAACTCAAATTTGACCTGCTCTAATCTCTCTGAATTGGAGTGTTGTTTTGTGGAAAGCTGTAACTTGTAAATGTCATGAAACAGAAAATCTTCAACTGCACGAGAACAAAACAGTAGAATGTGGAACAAACCAGAAGGTATTGTTCGAAACATTACAATTAAAAACAATacttattttaaattatatatattttaattttttttacttttgAAAATGTTCTTACTAATTTTAAAAATGCGACGGTGATATGACAtgatataattaatatataatatttataattaattttaaaaattatgttaTAATTTAGAGTTTTGAAAAGATTTATAGAAATTTTCAACTAACATAAACCGTCGTTATTTAGTGAGGCAAGTTAGCTTACCACTTTAATTGAGAGCGGTAAAGAATAAACATTCGTTATAATTCTAAGCTTGATAACTTGTTCTGAAGCTGGTAACAATATGTTACATAACAGGTCCTGACATTCACAATTTCACATGCTAGGAACCGGAACCCTATATACAGACCATGCATATCAACCTTAAaatcaattgcatttttcaaaaTAGTAGTTATagtttaaaatttttaaatctGTAACCAAGTTGAAACGAATTTTAAAAAGTGGCTCTAATTTGAGATCTACAAATCGCTGAACATAATTTTTAATGAATTTAAAAAAGAgtatttatgattttataattaacatTTACAAAATATTAAACTCGATAAAATCTTGAGTTCAGCCAAGTTTTCAGGTTCTCATCTCGAACTCGACTTTGTTAAACCTGAACTTGAATTTGGCtcaaacataatttttttaaattttgatataCATCTATATGTTTATATGTTATGAAAAATATTGTTTAAATTATTAACTTATTGTATTTCTATATAATATTGTTGGGGCGTAATTTTTATGTTACTAAATCATTAAACTATGGCAATTGGCAACCTTATTAACATAAACTATGACCTCCTATTCGTAAATCTAAGATTAGGCCCCATTTGTTAACCATCGAACCATTCCCAATGAACTGAACCAGTCACAATTCCTTCGTTCAACTTGTTTGGTTGTCGTATCCAAGCGCTGGACGACTCAAAATTCCTCTGAACCTGTCCTTAGAAACAATTCGACCGAACGATCCAGAAATCAAGCGCCTCCCTTGACCCTCGTGTCTTTAATATTTCTTATATTTTATCCTTGAATATTTATAAAAACAGCTTCTCTTTTATAATGCTCTAAActatatttgtcaaaaaaaaacaaccttgtataaatgaaataattttttatatttcaatttttttagaGCTTCGCTTTTcaaaaatttacaaaataaaaaatatttaattttattatcatcgtgtatatacttcaaatttttaaatgtaaaatgtaattttactATAACATATAATAACAATTTGAATAATGCTAGATGTACGAAATTGGTACCCAAATTGTATCTCAAATACCACGTATTATGCACAGGTTGGTTATAAATcatttaatataattaataatagtGGACCCCTACATCCACGTTAATTTCATCAATATCATCACCCCGTATTGTCACGTCACT
The sequence above is drawn from the Apium graveolens cultivar Ventura chromosome 2, ASM990537v1, whole genome shotgun sequence genome and encodes:
- the LOC141707293 gene encoding DNA repair protein RAD51 homolog 4, giving the protein MAPLQTLEVENPIIDSNFQQFCASHHIFSVEDFLFHDIYKLQLSTKQHSNSERLEQGITVILSIIEGQHQPWLNGMELLEEAQGNKQSISTGYERIDMLLQGGLFPGNLVEVVGPSSSGKTQICLKTAANVALHSGGSVIFFDTGNSFSPKLIDKLLGQISDSAIMKIEEVRQEVMNKIVCRSVFDIFVLINLLHQLKSNLKNMAGCSVQMLIVDSISSLVTPILGSGAHGHALMVSVGFLLKELAYEHNLSVLVTNHMVGAEGGHLKPALGESWKNIPHMRLHLSCDHKSNICSMCILRHPYITAGKAVSFSL